A genomic segment from Aegilops tauschii subsp. strangulata cultivar AL8/78 chromosome 1, Aet v6.0, whole genome shotgun sequence encodes:
- the LOC109749163 gene encoding zinc finger protein ZAT3-like — translation MRCHPERQWRGITPPPAHFRQGVAGAPVAPSGQFTVQEREVASSLLMLSSARPGASKGKKVVNAAAITPSGMESCGTSASASVTPGPANCDEHKCSVCDRGFASGQALGGHKRCHWDRACSGVVVIAAAGSSGSPMSTDETAILDLNLPPPGPPPVRTSDQGSNLNDMLDLKLGYYG, via the coding sequence ATGCGATGCCACCCAGAGCGGCAGTGGCGTGGGATCACGCCGCCCCCGGCGCACTTCCGCCAGGGCGTTGCAGGCGCTCCAGTCGCCCCCTCCGGACAGTTCACGGTGCAGGAGCGCGAGGTCGCTTCCAGCCTCCTTATGCTCTCCAGCGCGCGTCCCGGCGCTAGCAAGGGCAAGAAGGTCGTTAATGCTGCTGCTATTACTCCTAGCGGGATGGAGAGCTGCGGCACATCGGCGTCCGCGTCAGTGACGCCGGGGCCGGCCAACTGCGACGAACACAAGTGCAGCGTATGCGACCGTGGGTTCGCCAGCGGACAGGCTCTTGGCGGGCATAAGCGGTGCCACTGGGATAGGGCCTGCTCGGGGGTGGTGGTGATCGCCGCTGCCGGCAGCAGTGGGTCCCCAATGTCGACCGATGAGACGGCGATTCTAGACCTCAACCTGCCGCCTCCTGGGCCACCTCCGGTGCGGACGAGCGACCAAGGCAGCAACCTGAATGACATGCTGGATTTGAAGCTTGGGTACTACGGATAA